A window of the Trichoplusia ni isolate ovarian cell line Hi5 chromosome 4, tn1, whole genome shotgun sequence genome harbors these coding sequences:
- the LOC113492708 gene encoding probable serine incorporator isoform X1, giving the protein MGAVLGLCSAAQLACCCGSAACSLCCSACPSCANSTSTRLMYAVMLLLVMIAACVTLAPGLHDEMKKVPFCKNSTHYIPGDLKVDCDQAVGYLAVYRICFAACLFFVLMALITIGVKSSKDPRAGIQNGFWGIKYLLVIGGIIGAFFIPEGQFASTWMVFGMIGGFGFIVIQLILIIDFAHSWAERWVSNYEESQSRTWYAALLLAMLTCYALAITGVVLLYVYYTKSSGCDLSKFFISFNLILVVLASGISILPSVQEHQPRSGLLQSAVVSLYVMYLTWSALSNADKACNGITGGSNESSFDKQSIIGLVIWVCSVLYSSIRTASSSSKITMSDHILAKDGNGGQGGLIANEEGADGGEAGRGEEAKVFDNEGDGVAYSWTFFHVVFALATLYIMMTLTNWYNPSSQLSKENVASMWIKITSSWLCVGLYVWTLVAPAVFPDREFN; this is encoded by the exons ATGGGTGCAGTACTAGGTCTTTGTTCAGCAGCTCAG CTGGCGTGCTGCTGCGGGAGCGCGGCATGCTCGCTGTGCTGTTCAGCATGCCCATCATGTGCCAATTCCACCTCAACACGGCTCATGTATGCTGTCATGCTGCTACTCGTGATGATAGCGGCTTGTGTCACACTAGCTCCTGGACTAcatgatgaaatgaaaaag GTACCATTTTGCAAAAACTCAACACATTATATACCTGGGGACTTAAAAGTGGACTGTGATCAGGCTGTTGGCTACCTAGCTGTTTATCG aatatgtTTTGCAGCATGTCTCTTCTTTGTTTTGATGGCTCTCATAACAATCGGCGTCAAGTCTTCGAAGGATCCTCGAGCTGGCATACAAAATgg cttctggGGCATCAAGTATCTATTAGTAATCGGCGGTATAATTGGCGCTTTCTTTATCCCTGAAGGACAATTTGCATCAACATGGATGGTGTTTGGCATGATTGGAGGCTTCGGTTTCATAGTTATACAGCTCATATTAATTATTGACTTTGCCCATTCCTGGGCTGAACGATGGGTTT CTAATTATGAAGAGTCGCAGTCGCGCACGTGGTACGCGGCGCTCCTGTTAGCTATGTTAACGTGCTATGCCCTAGCTATCACTGGCGTTGTTCTTCTATATGTGTACTATACTAAA tCAAGTGGATGTGACCTATCCAAATTCTTCATTTCGTTCAACTTGATCCTGGTGGTGCTTGCTAGCGGCATATCCATACTGCCGTCGGTACAGGAGCACCAGCCGCGCTCGGGCCTGCTGCAGTCAGCTGTGGTCTCACTGTACGTCATGTACCTGACGTGGTCCGCACTGTCCAACGCGGACAAAGCCTGTAACGGCATCACCGGTGGATCTAATGAG TCGTCCTTCGACAAGCAGTCGATCATCGGGCTGGTCATTTGGGTGTGCAGCGTGTTGTACTCCAGCATCAGAACTGCCTCCTCCTCCTCCAAGATTACCATGTCGGACCATATCCTCGCCAAGGACGGAAACGGAG GGCAAGGAGGGCTCATTGCTAACGAAG AGGGCGCTGACGGCGGCGAGGCGGGCCGCGGCGAGGAGGCCAAGGTGTTCGACAACGAGGGTGACGGCGTCGCCTACTCCTGGACGTTCTTCCACGTCGTGTTTGCGCTTGCTACGCTTTACATCATGATGACACTCACAAATTGGTACAA CCCGAGCTCGCAGCTTTCGAAGGAGAACGTCGCATCAATGTGGATTAAGATCACATCGTCGTGGCTGTGCGTCGGTCTATACGTTTGGACCCTAGTCGCGCCAGCCGTATTCCCTGACAGGGAGTTCAACTAA
- the LOC113492708 gene encoding probable serine incorporator isoform X3, translating into MGAVLGLCSAAQLACCCGSAACSLCCSACPSCANSTSTRLMYAVMLLLVMIAACVTLAPGLHDEMKKVPFCKNSTHYIPGDLKVDCDQAVGYLAVYRICFAACLFFVLMALITIGVKSSKDPRAGIQNGFWGIKYLLVIGGIIGAFFIPEGQFASTWMVFGMIGGFGFIVIQLILIIDFAHSWAERWVSNYEESQSRTWYAALLLAMLTCYALAITGVVLLYVYYTKSSGCDLSKFFISFNLILVVLASGISILPSVQEHQPRSGLLQSAVVSLYVMYLTWSALSNADKACNGITGGSNESSFDKQSIIGLVIWVCSVLYSSIRTASSSSKITMSDHILAKDGNGEGADGGEAGRGEEAKVFDNEGDGVAYSWTFFHVVFALATLYIMMTLTNWYNPSSQLSKENVASMWIKITSSWLCVGLYVWTLVAPAVFPDREFN; encoded by the exons ATGGGTGCAGTACTAGGTCTTTGTTCAGCAGCTCAG CTGGCGTGCTGCTGCGGGAGCGCGGCATGCTCGCTGTGCTGTTCAGCATGCCCATCATGTGCCAATTCCACCTCAACACGGCTCATGTATGCTGTCATGCTGCTACTCGTGATGATAGCGGCTTGTGTCACACTAGCTCCTGGACTAcatgatgaaatgaaaaag GTACCATTTTGCAAAAACTCAACACATTATATACCTGGGGACTTAAAAGTGGACTGTGATCAGGCTGTTGGCTACCTAGCTGTTTATCG aatatgtTTTGCAGCATGTCTCTTCTTTGTTTTGATGGCTCTCATAACAATCGGCGTCAAGTCTTCGAAGGATCCTCGAGCTGGCATACAAAATgg cttctggGGCATCAAGTATCTATTAGTAATCGGCGGTATAATTGGCGCTTTCTTTATCCCTGAAGGACAATTTGCATCAACATGGATGGTGTTTGGCATGATTGGAGGCTTCGGTTTCATAGTTATACAGCTCATATTAATTATTGACTTTGCCCATTCCTGGGCTGAACGATGGGTTT CTAATTATGAAGAGTCGCAGTCGCGCACGTGGTACGCGGCGCTCCTGTTAGCTATGTTAACGTGCTATGCCCTAGCTATCACTGGCGTTGTTCTTCTATATGTGTACTATACTAAA tCAAGTGGATGTGACCTATCCAAATTCTTCATTTCGTTCAACTTGATCCTGGTGGTGCTTGCTAGCGGCATATCCATACTGCCGTCGGTACAGGAGCACCAGCCGCGCTCGGGCCTGCTGCAGTCAGCTGTGGTCTCACTGTACGTCATGTACCTGACGTGGTCCGCACTGTCCAACGCGGACAAAGCCTGTAACGGCATCACCGGTGGATCTAATGAG TCGTCCTTCGACAAGCAGTCGATCATCGGGCTGGTCATTTGGGTGTGCAGCGTGTTGTACTCCAGCATCAGAACTGCCTCCTCCTCCTCCAAGATTACCATGTCGGACCATATCCTCGCCAAGGACGGAAACGGAG AGGGCGCTGACGGCGGCGAGGCGGGCCGCGGCGAGGAGGCCAAGGTGTTCGACAACGAGGGTGACGGCGTCGCCTACTCCTGGACGTTCTTCCACGTCGTGTTTGCGCTTGCTACGCTTTACATCATGATGACACTCACAAATTGGTACAA CCCGAGCTCGCAGCTTTCGAAGGAGAACGTCGCATCAATGTGGATTAAGATCACATCGTCGTGGCTGTGCGTCGGTCTATACGTTTGGACCCTAGTCGCGCCAGCCGTATTCCCTGACAGGGAGTTCAACTAA
- the LOC113492708 gene encoding probable serine incorporator isoform X2, producing MGAVLGLCSAAQLACCCGSAACSLCCSACPSCANSTSTRLMYAVMLLLVMIAACVTLAPGLHDEMKKVPFCKNSTHYIPGDLKVDCDQAVGYLAVYRICFAACLFFVLMALITIGVKSSKDPRAGIQNGFWGIKYLLVIGGIIGAFFIPEGQFASTWMVFGMIGGFGFIVIQLILIIDFAHSWAERWVSNYEESQSRTWYAALLLAMLTCYALAITGVVLLYVYYTKSSGCDLSKFFISFNLILVVLASGISILPSVQEHQPRSGLLQSAVVSLYVMYLTWSALSNADKACNGITGGSNESSFDKQSIIGLVIWVCSVLYSSIRTASSSSKITMSDHILAKDGNGGYDSIEGADGGEAGRGEEAKVFDNEGDGVAYSWTFFHVVFALATLYIMMTLTNWYNPSSQLSKENVASMWIKITSSWLCVGLYVWTLVAPAVFPDREFN from the exons ATGGGTGCAGTACTAGGTCTTTGTTCAGCAGCTCAG CTGGCGTGCTGCTGCGGGAGCGCGGCATGCTCGCTGTGCTGTTCAGCATGCCCATCATGTGCCAATTCCACCTCAACACGGCTCATGTATGCTGTCATGCTGCTACTCGTGATGATAGCGGCTTGTGTCACACTAGCTCCTGGACTAcatgatgaaatgaaaaag GTACCATTTTGCAAAAACTCAACACATTATATACCTGGGGACTTAAAAGTGGACTGTGATCAGGCTGTTGGCTACCTAGCTGTTTATCG aatatgtTTTGCAGCATGTCTCTTCTTTGTTTTGATGGCTCTCATAACAATCGGCGTCAAGTCTTCGAAGGATCCTCGAGCTGGCATACAAAATgg cttctggGGCATCAAGTATCTATTAGTAATCGGCGGTATAATTGGCGCTTTCTTTATCCCTGAAGGACAATTTGCATCAACATGGATGGTGTTTGGCATGATTGGAGGCTTCGGTTTCATAGTTATACAGCTCATATTAATTATTGACTTTGCCCATTCCTGGGCTGAACGATGGGTTT CTAATTATGAAGAGTCGCAGTCGCGCACGTGGTACGCGGCGCTCCTGTTAGCTATGTTAACGTGCTATGCCCTAGCTATCACTGGCGTTGTTCTTCTATATGTGTACTATACTAAA tCAAGTGGATGTGACCTATCCAAATTCTTCATTTCGTTCAACTTGATCCTGGTGGTGCTTGCTAGCGGCATATCCATACTGCCGTCGGTACAGGAGCACCAGCCGCGCTCGGGCCTGCTGCAGTCAGCTGTGGTCTCACTGTACGTCATGTACCTGACGTGGTCCGCACTGTCCAACGCGGACAAAGCCTGTAACGGCATCACCGGTGGATCTAATGAG TCGTCCTTCGACAAGCAGTCGATCATCGGGCTGGTCATTTGGGTGTGCAGCGTGTTGTACTCCAGCATCAGAACTGCCTCCTCCTCCTCCAAGATTACCATGTCGGACCATATCCTCGCCAAGGACGGAAACGGAG GGTATGATTCCATAGAGGGCGCTGACGGCGGCGAGGCGGGCCGCGGCGAGGAGGCCAAGGTGTTCGACAACGAGGGTGACGGCGTCGCCTACTCCTGGACGTTCTTCCACGTCGTGTTTGCGCTTGCTACGCTTTACATCATGATGACACTCACAAATTGGTACAA CCCGAGCTCGCAGCTTTCGAAGGAGAACGTCGCATCAATGTGGATTAAGATCACATCGTCGTGGCTGTGCGTCGGTCTATACGTTTGGACCCTAGTCGCGCCAGCCGTATTCCCTGACAGGGAGTTCAACTAA